In Salmo trutta chromosome 37, fSalTru1.1, whole genome shotgun sequence, the following proteins share a genomic window:
- the LOC115177197 gene encoding ras-related protein Rab-13 has translation MAKKYDFLFKLLLIGDSGVGKTCLIIRFAEDNFNSTYISTIGIDFKVKTIDVEGKKVKLQVWDTAGQERFKTITTAYYRGAMGIILVYDITDEKSYENIQNWMKSIKENASAGVSRMLLANKCDIEAKRKVSKETGEKLAKDHGIRFFETSAKASINVDESFMALARDILLKSSKKPGPTGREVKITNAEKKSSKCLLL, from the exons ATGGCGAAGAAGTACGACTTCCTTTTCAAATTATTACTCATTGGAGATAGTGGAGTGGGGAAAACATGTCTGATTATTCGATTTGCTGAGGACAACTTCAACTCAACCTACATATCAACTATCG GCATCGACTTTAAAGTAAAGACGATAGACGTGGAGGGAAAGAAAGTCAAACTGCAAGTCTG GGACACAGCAGGGCAGGAGAGGTTTAAGACCATcactacagcctactacagaggAGCTATG GGCATCATCCTGGTGTATGACATCACAGACGAGAAGTCCTACGAGAACATTCAGAACTGGATGAAGAGCATCAAGGAG AATGCATCAGCGGGGGTCAGCCGGATGTTGCTAGCTAACAAGTGTGACATTGAGGCCAAGAGGAAGGTATCCAAGGAAACGGGGGAAAAG CTGGCAAAGGATCATGGGATCAGATTCTTTGAGACCAGTGCAAAGGCCAGCATCAATGTTGATGAG TCTTTTATGGCTTTGGCTCGAGATATTCTACTGAAGTCCAGCAAGAAGCCGGGCCCCACAGGTCGCGAGGTCAAAATCACCAACGCTGAGAAGAAATCCTCCAAATGTCTCCTACTGTAG
- the LOC115177320 gene encoding 40S ribosomal protein S27, with protein MATKHFRPLPSGPVHLLTVNFRLILLFGNGYKLANMPLAKDLLHPTSEEEKRSHKKKRLVQSPNSYFMDVKCPGCYKITTVFSHAQTVVLCVGCSTVLCQPTGGKARLTEGCSFRRKQH; from the exons ATGGCGACCAAACACTTCCGGCCCCTGCCATCGGGCCCCGTTCATTTATTAACTGTCAACTTCCGGTTGATCCTTCTTTTCGGCAACGGCTACAAACTCGCCAACATGCCA ctcGCAAAGGACCTGTTGCACCCAACCTccgaggaggagaagagaagtcACAAGAAGAAGCGTCTTGTACAGAGCCCTAACTCGTATTTTATGGATGTCAAATGTCCAG GATGCTATAAGATCACGACAGTGTTCAGTCACGCCCAGACGGTCGTCCTGTGTGTTGGATGCTCCACAGTCCTGTGTCAACCTACAGGGGGTAAAGCACGCCTCACAGAAG GATGCTCATTCAGGAGAAAACAGCACTAG